Proteins found in one Candidatus Zixiibacteriota bacterium genomic segment:
- the mtaB gene encoding tRNA (N(6)-L-threonylcarbamoyladenosine(37)-C(2))-methylthiotransferase MtaB, whose amino-acid sequence MIRAATAPQRRASFYTLGCRLNHAETALIAQRFVQAGYAIAEHGEPVDVAVIHTCSVTERADARCRQEIRKVRRGSPDAVVCAVGCYAQAEPATVAALGGVDFVVGNDRKYDLVNLIGDVSPRDTPRIDVSRRVDLTYVEYPVSGYYARETRANIKIQDGCNFCCAFCILPRIRGRAQSRRLGDIIAEGHELARRGHKELVITGVNIGTYTHDRYTIADVARALSAIPDVQRVRISSVEPTTVSDDLLDWMANDPRACRHLHLPLQAGSDSVLSKMKRVYTVSDYVRFIEKAMRMIPDLGLGTDIIVGHPGEGDAEFTESVRFVEAMPYSYLHVFSYSERPKTAAAFYDDKIDPRVIKERSEIMHEIGRRKRQQFFERHIGRTVDVLFESVDDDGWCKGFTGSYVRVGILGSEAPTNEIRAVEVQGRTDEYCLGVLKAA is encoded by the coding sequence GTGATCCGTGCCGCGACTGCTCCCCAACGGCGGGCATCATTCTACACGCTCGGCTGCCGTCTGAATCACGCCGAGACCGCGCTGATCGCCCAACGCTTCGTTCAGGCGGGATACGCCATCGCCGAACACGGTGAGCCGGTCGATGTCGCGGTCATCCACACCTGCTCGGTGACCGAACGCGCCGATGCGCGGTGCCGTCAGGAGATCCGCAAAGTCCGACGCGGCTCCCCCGATGCGGTCGTCTGTGCGGTCGGCTGCTATGCGCAGGCCGAACCGGCGACGGTCGCGGCACTGGGCGGAGTCGATTTTGTCGTGGGCAATGACCGCAAATACGATCTGGTCAATCTGATCGGCGACGTCTCACCGAGGGACACACCGCGGATCGACGTGTCGCGCCGCGTCGACTTGACGTATGTCGAGTATCCTGTATCGGGATACTATGCCCGTGAAACCCGCGCCAACATCAAGATTCAGGACGGTTGTAATTTCTGCTGCGCGTTTTGCATCCTGCCGCGCATTCGCGGACGCGCCCAATCGCGACGGTTAGGGGACATCATAGCCGAAGGCCACGAACTGGCCCGACGCGGCCACAAAGAGCTGGTGATCACCGGCGTGAACATCGGCACTTATACGCATGACCGCTACACGATTGCCGATGTCGCACGCGCGCTCTCGGCGATTCCCGATGTGCAACGCGTACGCATTTCGTCGGTCGAACCCACGACCGTCAGCGATGACCTGCTCGACTGGATGGCGAACGACCCCAGGGCATGTCGTCACCTGCACCTGCCGTTGCAGGCCGGATCCGATTCGGTTCTGTCGAAAATGAAACGCGTGTACACCGTGAGCGACTACGTCCGCTTTATTGAGAAAGCGATGCGGATGATTCCCGATCTCGGATTGGGAACCGACATCATCGTCGGGCATCCCGGTGAGGGGGATGCGGAGTTCACCGAGTCAGTCCGTTTCGTCGAGGCAATGCCGTATTCATACCTGCACGTCTTCTCATACTCCGAGCGGCCCAAAACGGCGGCCGCATTTTATGATGACAAGATTGACCCTCGGGTGATCAAAGAGCGCTCCGAAATCATGCACGAGATCGGGCGGCGTAAGCGGCAGCAGTTCTTCGAACGCCATATCGGCCGCACCGTCGATGTCCTGTTCGAATCAGTCGACGATGACGGTTGGTGCAAGGGATTTACCGGCTCGTATGTCCGCGTCGGGATACTCGGCTCCGAGGCGCCGACCAATGAGATCCGTGCGGTGGAAGTTCAGGGGCGTAC